One window of the Trifolium pratense cultivar HEN17-A07 linkage group LG2, ARS_RC_1.1, whole genome shotgun sequence genome contains the following:
- the LOC123909073 gene encoding ninja-family protein AFP1, which produces MKMEKYPRDLLERLFVSSGGSDNSNIHSTTTTTTTTTTTISQMQQIQNTQHHHNQYHQYLCENQHGEKEEEDEDEDEEEEGVELNLGLSLGGRFGVDKHAKNKKLLRSSSVVGTMPLLREDLAAAAGVASPTPEAHHTLLRASSLPTETEEEWRKRKELQTLRRLEAKRRRSEKQRVSKSEKDSSAVTTGGCLEEIEGGGVTMGLNRSTFGAPIGLPNWAMATKQVVLGDVLGKGKIGIGFQGLFAQPSSQGSVDSQGGSSSSVSEMDSKPFLGSSSCGEAKSPASNQSLHERSSQEAVGSSGGSRINENLTRTSSRIEAMENASKRPHQNSGKEIGTNSMEDMPCVFTKGDGPNGRRIDGILYKYGKGEEVRIMCVCHGNFLSPAEFVKHAGGGDVAHPLRHIVVNPSAAPFL; this is translated from the exons ATGAAGATGGAGAAGTATCCTAGAGATCTGCTTGAAAGACTCTTTGTATCAAGCGGTGGAAGTGATAATAGCAATATTCATAGCACAACAACAACTACTACCACTACTACTACAACGATATCACAGATGCAACAAATCCAAAACACACAGCATCATCATAATCAGTATCATCAATATCTTTGTGAGAATCAGCATGGTgaaaaagaggaagaagatgaagatgaagatgaagaagaagaaggagttGAGCTGAATCTTGGTCTTTCATTAGGTGGTAGATTTGGTGTTGATAAACATGCTAAAAACAAGAAGCTTTTGCGATCTTCTTCTGTTGTTGGAACAATGCCTTTACTCCGGGAAGATTTAGCTGCAGCTGCCGGAGTTGCTTCACCAACTCCGGAAGCACATCATACTCTTCTCAGAGCTTCGTCGTTACCGACGGAGACTGAGGAAGAGTGGAGGAAGAGGAAGGAGTTACAGACGTTGCGGCGGTTGGAAGCTAAGAGAAGGAGGTCAGAGAAGCAGAGAGTTTCTAAATCGGAGAAAGATTCATCTGCTGTAACAACTGGTGGTTGTTTGGAGGAAATTGAGGGTGGAGGTGTAACAATGGGGTTGAATAGGTCAACGTTTGGTGCACCTATTGGTTTACCAAATTGGGCTATGGCAACAAAGCAAGTTGTTCTTGGTGATGTATTAGGAAAAGGGAAAATTGGGATTGGTTTTCAAGGTTTGTTTGCACAGCCATCTTCACAAGGCTCAGTAGATTCACAAGGTGGAAGTTCTTCATCAGTTTCTGAAATGGATAGCAAACCTTTTCTAG GATCAAGCAGTTGCGGCGAAGCAAAAAGCCCTGCTAGTAATCAGTCCTTACATGAAAGAAGCAGCCAGGAAGCCGTGGGTTCCTCAGGAGGGTCGAGGATAAATGAGAATTTGACAAGAACAAGTTCAAGAATTGAGGCAATGGAGAATGCATCTAAGAGACCTCATCAAAATAGTGGAAAGGAAATTGGTACAAACTCAATGGAAGATATGCCCTGTGTATTTACAAAAGGGGATGGTCCTAATGGAAGAAGAATCGACGGAATCTTGTACAAATATGGCAAAGGGGAAGAAGTAAGGATAATGTGCGTGTGTCATGGAAACTTTCTGTCTCCAGCTGAGTTTGTTAAACATGCTGGTGGTGGAGATGTTGCACACCCTCTTAGACATATTGTTGTTAACCCTTCAGCTGCTCCttttttgtga
- the LOC123909424 gene encoding protein SPIRAL1-like 2 — protein MGRGNSSGGGQSSLGYLFGSGEAPKPAAAAATTNAQPEVQPVNDAPPSKPAAAPRTIDPSKPAGINSNSIDGLNTGNFITDRPSTKVHAAPGGGSSLDYLFGGPGNGK, from the exons ATGGGTCGTGGAAATAGCAGTGGTGGTGGTCAAAGTTCATTGGGTTACCTTTTTGGTAGTGGAGAGGCCCCAAAaccagcagcagcagcagcaacaactaATGCCCAACCTGAAGTCCAGCCTGTAAATGATGCACCCCCTTCAAAACCAGCAGCTGCTCCTAGAACAATAGACCCAAGCAAGCCTGCTGGTATCAATAGTAATTCTATTGATGGCCTGAACACCGGCAACTTCATCACG GACCGACCCTCAACCAAGGTTCATGCTGCACCTGGTGGAGGCTCTTCTTTGGATTATCTCTTCGGTGGACCTGGTAATGGAAAATGA